AAAAGAGTAACAAAAGTAAACTGACAACCTGAGTTTGGCTGAAAGATCTTTGTGTAAATAGTAATTGTAAGTGTAGCTCAattaaaatacagataaaagaaaaataaataaactactaTTTGTTGTCAATTCAATGTAATtaaagtaaatattttttacaccAGCAATACATGAATAGTTCTACagtgaaaaaacacttcacctatatgggctacttttgtacaaattaataaaacaatataaaaaccttgcagtaccctttattattgaaaactttaaaatatttcaacgattagtttcgaccctaacttaattttcaagttgaaaatgacctaagttagggtcgaaactagttgttcttgaaatattttaaagttttcaataataaaggaTACTGcaaggtttttatattgttttattcatttctaCAGTGAAGATTAACGGGAAGGTGCGTACTACTTTATGTTTTTCGTATGAAAGGAATATTATTCCTTCCATGTTAACTCATGCTCGACTAACCAGggcatttaaaattattaggTTGGGGATCCttcattttaattgttcaaacCGCATCTACCTTACTGgtattgattgaaaatgaaatcaaTTAAAACTATATCAATTCTATTTTCTATATACCAGTATCATCAATACGAAAATTCTCCAGAAAAGATCCTGTAGAAAAATGTTCACAaccaaataattaatattgtgatAGATATATTAACTTTAAGTTACTCTCCTTGGACAGCGGTACAAGTTAGAAAACAAGTTAGTATCAAGGTTAGTGGTTCCTAATCTTTATGTTTTACATCAATAATTCACCAACCTTGATATTGATAGCTTCATCAACTTTTTCATTCATCTCTTCCGGTACCCGCtacccaaagttagtagacagagtttgtttgtctactaacgttgcccGCTACCAGCAGTTATTTCAATTGAGTGACTTTTTGTATCAATACATTTCTTGATTATTACTCGTAATACATTCATTGATAACAGCAATATTGATATCAGTACCTAAATGTAGAAATATTGCATATCATTTAAATGATAATATGCAGTATTTTTACACTTAAGTACTGATACCAATGAACACATTTTTGCTTTCCTTGACCTATTAACATAggttaaggaaagtattgctttccaaaaaaattaaggtaccccaatttctaaatttctatacgtttcaaggtcccctgagtccaaaaaagtggtttttgggtattggtctgtatgtgtgtgtgtgtgtgtgtgtgtgtgtgtgtgtgtatgagtgtatgtgcgtctgtgtacacgatatctcatctcccaattaacggaatgacttgaaattcggaacttaaggtccttacactacaaggatccgacacgatcaatttcaatcaaatgcaattcaagatggcggctaaaatggcaaaaatgacgtcaaaaacagggtttttcgcgattttctcgaaaactactcaaacgattttgatcaaattcatacttaaaaaagtcattgataagctctatcaactgccacaagtctcatatctttaaaaattccaggagctccgccccatctatgcaaagtttgattttagattcccaattatcaggcttcagatacaatttaaacaaaaatttcaagtggaaaagattgagcatgaaaatctctacaattaatgttcaataacatttccacctaaaattggaaataagcttgaaattcgaaaaaaatgtgattattcaaatgcaaactgttgtcaactgttgattctattaaatgattcactatgaagagatagcagacctcgtactatgtctccagcgttattgccctgtcaccagctggctcaagtctttgaatagtagacttgagatgcgcgagaacacaaGCGTCAGGtgaacaattttcataacggcaaggaaagttgtgtgagtgcgccacaccagatttttacatttaTCTTACGGTACGGATGTTTTTGGTAGGCAACTGTATAGACCTACGGTACTTTTACTAATAccgtataatttattatttttttcataatctcattattgaaattaaatattatttattcatcctcAGCGGCTCATTATTTTGTATTACTTATtcaaccaataataataatccattatattatattttatatatattcacaatttcacattgaagtaataataaattgaagtaccttaaaaattgcatttttttgtttcatacATAGTTAAATAATTCTTTGGTTCATATACTAtgtaaaatcattgaaaattgttcTATATATTGCTAAGTGTATAAGATATTGGTAgcatatattgtaatctgcttacattatagaataattggcctaatctaatctaaatcctaaattttctaataacaattataattttcaaagaataaattctatcaagtataatatctataatatagTGTAATAACTATTCCTCAGATAAGcttaattctcattcaacagAAAAGTGTCAATATTATTCAGTAAATATTCTTTCTTGCTTGTTCTcaacaatattttgatattccaAATTCGttttaaaaaactattaaaatttaaaactcCATCAGAATTGCCGCTCTGTTGTCAGCTGACACCTGTTTTTGCAAGCCTGATTTCAAATTTCCCTTTGTAAGCTGGCTGGGAGATATTGTGACGACTGATAAACacagtaaaattattattagaaagtGAAAGTGGTTCACGACTTGTAGCGTATTACCACTTCCAGGTCTTATGAAAGCAGCTTATTATAGTGAATAAAAGTGTGTTGCTTCTTGTTTGTGTTCAAACATGTTGTGTTGAGAGTAAAATTGATAAGTTATCTGGTATTGTGGAAGGGAGAAGAGAACCGTTGATTATTCGTCAATACGTGGCTCAATGTACAAATAGTTCAAACTGTTTTTCATCACAGCAATCAAGTTTTACTGGTCATCTGTCAGTCTGAGTTCGAGTTACCATAGTAAGCTTGTAAAGTGTCCAGCAATAATTATGGCTTCTTTAAAACAACGCCAAGCTTCGTTCCATGATCCAATCGACAGCGATTTCATTACGTTAACCAGATTTGTTCTCACCGAACAAAGTAAAAGACCAGCGGCTACCGGTGAATTGACACAACTTCTAAATAGCATTCAAACCGCTGTCAAAGCTGTCAGCTCAGCGGTGAGAAAAGCTGGAATTTCTCAGATGTAAGTAGAAAAACTTGCATAGACctactctattttatttttttttaagatttgaaAACTGCGATAGCGTATAGTTCGATACGGTAAGGattaaaattgtatttcttCTTAAAAGATACGGGTGGGACAATACAACAACTATACAATCACATCCTCCTAGATACACTAGGTACCTTAAAATTGAAGACGCATCAAAACCCCATCCAGCTCATGACATAGAATATttgcaaaaaaataaataagtagacaaaaaatatttttcaataaattagtcacaATCTAgcttaattgaaaaataactagaCTACCTAAGTTTTTTATCTGAGTTAAAAATGGAGAATAAACCTCATGAGCAGAAAATGTCAAagaatataacatttttgtaAATACCTCTACAGCAACAGAAAAAGCAACGCTGAAAGAAAGCGAAAAGAGCaagaaatcagaaatgaaacaaTCTttgggaggagaagaaaaggtaAGAGGGTGGAAAATTTTACCATCTTGCAGGCACACCTTAAAAACTGGTTGGTTGTTCAATTTGAACTCACTTTGTACCGATATTTGAACTACATAACGCCATAAGGCAGAGTTGCCAGTGGGACACCAGAGAGCCACCGAGGTGGCGCCGTGTTTAAAGCAAGCTGAGACACCAGGATTGGTGGCGACCCAAGTGAGACACCAGCCGGCCGCCAcagtggggggagggggataAATACATACTATTGTGATTGATTGTAGTACAATGTAACACatttctaattgaaaaaaataacattgcaaatattataaataaggtTCCTACTGTAAACATTTTGATCTACTATTATAGTACagtatattgaaattgaaattatatttattcttcttcttaagaAATACTAACAATACagaatatacatatacaaaacttgaagaaggttcctcacatgggcaaagcctgtgtgcgaggaacagagagcaataataattataaattacaagatACTGTATATTACTTAACGAcgtaaaatgataataaatggtATTAGGATACTACAAGAAATCAATCCCAAAAGAGATATCCCAGACACACTCAAAATCCCTCAACACACCGTACACATTAAACTTCCCTATTTCTatgtttaattttcatttttattcatattctatattaattttttatatatattgtatacttGCGCTCTTATCACACCACTCGAGCTCTATCGATCAGAATAAATTGTTACTATATAATTCTCCATTTCCTCACGATTCACACTATGTATCCATTTGTTGACTATTTGCTTGAGATggcttattttattattttcgggatattttataaattctggTAGCTTAGGGAAAAgcatattgattttataatgcGAGGATGTAGTTGTGAACGTTTTAAGCAGTCTAGGAGTGATGATACCTGTGTTCAGAGCAGTTCTTGTTTGGTAATTGTGGCGGATATTAGTGAATAAAGAAGACTTGCgcttaaaaatatacaaaatcagGGTTTTGACATAGAGTTGAGTAATGttaagaaattgaaattggttGAATAGTGCGTCTGTGGGATATTGTTGAGGCTGACGAATTGCAGTACGAAATATTAGTACGGTATTATAAAGTACCATTATGTAGCCtactattaaataaattaattaaatattatgATCTTAAATTATACATTGCTACTAcagtaaatattatatataatgaaatataatatatattataatacctACCTATAATAAACAGCTTTAGTAATCATGCAATATTTCATGTAACAAAAAATTTTCTGATAGTTCTATATTCACGTTGTTTactgtttttcttttttattgtggaaaatatttcaatcattttgaCAGTGCTATTACTTGATTACCGCAATAGAAACTCGGAAATACTGTAAACTGTAACCAACACAAAAACTTATCAGTAACTagtgtttcaataataataataagctttGTGTTTTCTATGTAGAGGAGGAAGATTGGACTGTAACCAAAGTACACATCCAGTCGAGCATACATTTGATAACCTTTCTACAAAATAATTCAGTTTACTAATGGTGCACTTCCCCAATTACATAATCATTAATGTTcggagaaataatttttaattgatattaaataCGGAAGTTGGTTGGTTTATAGTATAATTCCTCAGATAAAAAATGACTAGCAATAGCCTCTATGACGATTCAATATATAGTTATTTTATGGATGTCAAATCAAATTAACTCAGGTTATTTATAAAATCTGTTGTTTCCTGTTTCTTAGGTATGGGATTGCTGGTACAACAAATGTTCAAGGTGAAGAAGTACAAAAATTGGATGTCTACAGCAATCAATTGTTCATAAATATGCTTCGGTCCTCATTGACCACTTGCTGCTTAGTTAGTGAAGAGAATGATGATCTTATTACGGTAGGTAGACCTACAGGTGTTACAGTACAGTATATGAGAAATAGGTGATACTCTGTATATGAGTAGAGTGTAACTTTCCAATGCTGGAGTATATTGGAGAAAATGCAATGAATTAATCTATGTGGTCTACCGGTATTTAAAGTTGATTTTTGTTTCTCAATGAAATGAATTAGAAGTCCTTGCGAGTAGAATACTGATAGTGTAACATATCATACAAGAGAATGAAGTTTAGTAATTGTTTGAGGTGAAAACTATTATATGCTTCGAATTCTATATATTTAATTACTTTTACTAAGATTATGACAGCCAGTGTAGGTATATTAGGTGAAGTCTGATCAAGTGTTTTGTACTAAAACAAAACTTAGAAGTTTTTCATAGGTAtgagtatttttttttcaataatgttttgATAAGAATAAGAAAATCGATAGACAGGTTGAACTATTTAACGGGGTTTCAGCACTAGGTTGTGCTATGCACTACTATGTCTGGATGAAGTTTAATAAGAAAACACAactttttaaacaagaatgaagtTAAACAATTTGGTGATGTTTTTGTTGGATGAATACATCTGATTTAATTCCTAGCGTTTAAAACTATGAaatcatataataataaaaaggttTTGCGATGATTTAATAGTGAATCCACAAGTAAAGTGGTCTTCTGCGCTGCGCAGTATTAGCTAAGATCTATACTATATGATCTGTTTTCAGGTTGATGCAGGCCAGAGAGGAAAATATATTGTCTGTTTCGACCCATTGGATGGATCTTCAAACATTGCAGTCTTACAAACTATTGGATCAATTTTTGGAATATGGTAATGgttattcttttaattttttcattttgtatagTCCATCACTAAGGACCATAGAAATTCACCGTAACCCTTTATCCCAAACgccatcatcattattataattattatttacgtTGTTCTCCCGCTTTCGTCTTCATCCTCGCATTCTGAGCGATTCGTCTTTCTAATGACCACGTTTACTTTTACACTACTCTTTTACTTTAATCTATTGCTTCTTTCTGATATCAATCTCATATAATTTTCCACTTGGAATGATACGGTACCAAGGTACAGTAGGATATTGAACCCAGGCAGGATCTATAGTCTAACTTTTCGATCTGGCTGATTCGTTAATCATGAGCAGGTAGACATTTTCTGGATATGACAATAACAATGAGCAACGATATACCTCGATAATAACAAGAAGCATCGACAATAACAAGATAAATGACCTTGACAATTAAAAGAACAATGATATTGACAATAACAAGAACAATAATCTCGACAATAACAAGAACAATAATCTCGACAATAAGAAGGAGCAACGATAAACCTGCTCGAACTAGCCTCCATAGTCTTGTGCGAGGGTATGATAACGGGAAGAAATATGATGAGAGATTAATAAATCtaaatttctagtttttcgaattatttgaaagtAATTTTGAAGCTCCTGTCTATTAGTAGAGCTGGCCTGAAACAACTACCCTAGTGACGAGATCGGCGAGAGCACAAAACTTATCTAAGCTGCGcgaatatgaatatattataaggGTTTCACCACATAAGTTATGATATGTAATGAAACTCCAAAAAATATCAGTCATGACTGCCTCTATCTTTCTGAATCACTTCAAACTTGTAGTTGCCCATCACTAAGCCAAGTTGACGATACCCGATACCTAGGTGTGATAGTTGACAGTAGAATGAGATGGCATCCACACATCAACTACATCTCGAAAAAACTTCAAGCATTAAGCGCGAAAATATTTTACATGCATAAAACTATTCCGGTCGACTGTCTTCACCTAATTCATGAATCTCTCGTAGAGTCTATCATTAGGTATGGTATAGATTCATGGGGCTGTGCAGCTGACTATTTGTTGCACAGAgtagaaataattcaattaagaACCCTGAAATGCATAACATCTCGATTGCCTCGATCTTCATCAACTTAAATATCGTCAACTTCAATAATCTTTCTAATGTACAATTTTTACCAAACCCTAACTCCATAGAGCTTCTATATTATTTACAAAACTAtaatagttttcaaaaataatattcaatacagATCCTTTGCTCCACCATCTCCTTACAATTTAAGATCACCAGTTATATATCAGTTACCTCGATTTAGAAAtatatatggaaaaatatcactcCTCTACATACTTcctgaattattaaataaattgctTCTGAATATTAgagattattcaaaaagttatgtTCTTAGCTatgtaataaataacaatagcCTCATATGAAAAACAGCTAGCAGAGATTTTGCtggtacattaattttattgagtcACTGTCGCCAGCCAGAGCGACcacttataattatttctttaaattcaactttcatttttcaatttcccCCCCCCATgtatgtttattataatttttgtttttataaatagctcatttttcatgatttatgatttgatttaattgatatttttcttctactttggtagtttatctattttttttcttaaattttattattctagttcCTAGATAAGTTTACCTTCCTCATCTCCATCCTTCCTTTACATCCTCTTCTTACTTCTCAACTTCCctgaagatggcggacctgccaaaagatctcgttgtcacagtgagtgaataaattcatgtattgaaaaaatctgactgctagtcgttctctttaatagcaaaaaagtgatttaatattaaGAAGtttgtgatggaaaacaacattgaagaataaaaaagtcattctattctattgttaCTCTTCTCTGTTGTaccaaattatttgaattgcaGGAGACAAGTGACCACAGAAGGAGCAGAAATGGAAAAGAATGCTCTGCAGCCAGGGAGAGAGCTAGTGGCAGCTGGGTATGCCCTCTACGGTAGTGCCACCATGCTGGTATTATCTCTGGGCAAAGGAACCGGTGTGAACGGTTTCATGTACGACCCATCTGTTGGAGAGTTTGTGCTGACTGACCAGAATATTAGAATACCAAAGAGGGGCAAAATATACAGCATCAACGAAGGCTACCAGGCTAGTTGGCATCCAGCAATTTTGGAATACGTTGAAAGCAAGAAAAACCCAAAGGTATGATTCTGTATAACATTTCAACTCATTCGTCCATCTATTACTATTATCAAAGTTGATTTAATTTTCAACATAATCATAATTTCAGCACAAATCACATTACGCGCCCAAATTTTTCTTTGCGGGATGTAATGGTTTCAATAGAAcactatttatataatttgtgTATTTTTTGTTGAAGGAATAAATTGCATGAATTTGAATGACTGCCCATACTTGCACTTTCAAACAAGGACCTGTAATATAATACGAAATAATGTGAAGTTGAATGAATtactatttaattattttattaacttaaCGACATTCAACTATGCTTGAAATATGAATCGAATCTAAATGTTGTTTTGAATTTTGAGAAGTATATTGTTTCTTGATTTGTCTAGTATAgtatacagagtgattataaaaTGACGTtattacaactttgaaagcacataaatgTTTTTCGAACTTAATTACAGAATTGtgaaaggtgtcattttgttacaaaacatttcaagtttaaggtgtgggtgttattttggtttGATGTAACAGCCATTGGTAATACGACATACACaccaccgataatcgatttgccacactcgtaccagcatatcaggcgtaacttgtgcaaccgcagcgatccAAATGTGATCCGATATCGGAGGTCATTAAGATTGTCTGTTAGAGGCGGAACATAAACCACATCCTTAATGGAACCCCACAGGAAGAAAGGAGCGAGGAGTCCAAGCAATTGGCCCAGCATGGTGAATCAAGCGAAGTTGAAAGCAATTTTTTATTGTCAAGAAAATCCCGAAAATCACCGTGGAAATGAGCTGGTGCACCGTCATGCTGAAAGTGAAAGGGCACTTGTTCATCTTATTCAGTATGACGGTGCACCATTCAATTTCCACGGAGAGGTTTGGGATTTTCTGGACATTAGAAAATTagctggtacgagtgtggcaagaaatcgattatcggtggtatgtatgtcgcattaccaacggctgtcacatcgaaccaaaataacacccacaccttaaacttgaTGTGTTTTTGcaacaaaatgacacctttctcaattctgtaagtattttcaataatatttatgtgctttcaaaattgtaaagtccttttataatcaccctAGTACGTTATCTGTTTCAACTGAAGTATAAAAATTGTTTGATTCATGTGTCACAAGTATGACATTcccaattcaacttattatATAACTGCGTTGTATTAGCTTCTtatagttaataataatattattattgcagACGGGTAAACCATATTCGGCTCGGTACGTTGGATCAATGGTAGCAGATATCCACAGAACACTGAAAGTGGGTGGAATTTACATTTACCCTGCCACAAAAGATTCGCCCAACGGAAAGGTAAGCGAAATTCATTACTTGTGTGCTTCTCCTAGTCATGAAATACCCGAGATTGAATATTTAAGTATTCTTTCTTTTATGGTAATACCTAGTATAGTAGCCTACGCCTTCCAGGTAatatgttattttcaaataatataatgaatgtaAATCATATTTTGCATCGTAACGTCAGTGAGGAATCATATCATTACCACCTATGATTGAATTTCATTCTCGAACAGAAAATTGTAATGGAATCCTGTGGCCCATAGTTATTTTTCGGCTGTGTTGTGAATTCATTTCTTTTCCACTATTAATTTGAACTtcgaaataaaaaaaacatttttgaggGGGAAACACACACTTTCAGCAGTGATGACATTACAACCTTGTTGTTGGTCCTCTTCAGACAGAAGATGGATGAGTCTGAAGATGACTAACAACAGGGTCGAAAAGTCGTCACTGCTAAAAAGTGAGTGTTTCcaattcaaaagttttttttcattcaaagtttgaatcATTCTAAGTAACTTTAAATTAGCAATGTTGCTTATTGCATAGTGATATCAAATGGGGAAGGTAGCGAAATTGGATCCTCTTccctaaaataaaaattgagctAATATCAAGAATACACGGGctttcattaattttgaaaattttcaattacatGAAAATTTCATCCTAGATCACTCTCATGCCTACCTCATACAAGCTTTAAAAAGGTTCAACGTGGATACTTCTTTTGCtcacatcaataataattctttattaatttatacaattacaataagtacattatcagaAGGGAGAAAATAGACAGAGATGAAAAATAGAgtaatcttgtgctattcctctcccaaatttagataaggttacacgtagtccgaaataggttaagtcttgtagttcttcaattcacaatattttcagtcatcaagtattttcacatagtggattttcaaatttggatgcttcaaaactaaacatagaagaaatatttcacattattataactaaaaaaggaaatattcacatattatttaattattaattaaatgcataattataatattcaatataggcatactaataaaattaaaatattttttcaaacaatatGTTCAATTTGTGTAATGTGAGTCATGATTTCAGCTGCGTTTGATGTACGAGTGCAACCCCATGGCTTTTCTGGTATGTGAAGCTGGTGGAGAAGCAACTGATGGCAAAATTCCTATCTTGGACATTGTACCGGAAAAGATTCACCAACGTGCACCAATCTACATTGGCTCCAAAGAAGATGTGCAAGACATTATGGATATCATAAAGGCACATAAATAATTTCCACATTCAACAATTCGATATGGACTAGGATTTTGATAAAGTCACCAATGGAACCATTGTGCAAGTTGAGGATTAATGTTATTATTTAGTGATCACATCATAAGACTGTAAAAAGACTGATCCgacattaatttgaaataaatataaattgctACCGTATTTTAGAGTGATAATTGAAGAGGATAAGTTTAACTTGAATGTAGTCtggatatttttttaattccttGATTAGCTATCTAGAGGTTCATGAAGCCGTTCTACTAGAAATACAGTagtatcaaaaataatatacgGCTCTAATGATACTGTATTCTGGTTTCTTTTATCTCATTTACTTACAAAactataaaaaacaaatttcaatattgagtAATGTAATATtactaatattaatattgagtaatgcacataaatttaatttgaatgagtatttGATTTTTAAGGGGTTCAATAGAAGGGCTTCAATGCTTTGATTAAACAAGATCCCATACAAGCTAccttaatttaatttaattcaagcTTAATTCTACCTTAATTTAATTCAAGCTACCTTAATTTAAGGAACGAGATAAATTCGTAAGCGGAATATTTTCCAGGATTGGTATCACACACAATATCGGTTAGCTTGACCTAAAATAAAAGTAAATGTTATAAACATATTCCATATGGAATATTCACCCAACTTGTTTTGATCATCTTGAAGCATCAgattctatatttttatacagTTTAATTTTCATCTATCAAGCCtgttaaaaatttaaaatgaaagttataataaattatagaggCTATTTCAAATAGAGGCGAGTTCATGAATTTGCTTCAAACAAACAATAACATAGAGTAATGCCCCGTTTCACAAAGCACGATCAAGAACATGCGGTTAAATCGGGAATGCTTTACATGAGAGCACTGCATATTATCAATATAAGCTACGGTATCGCCTCAGAAATcatattagtccaggcaatgcaTGCTCAAAAAAGGTATAAAAGGGAAAGTTTGAAAgataatttttgaccccgcagtttaaaaaaaacacgttttccACCATTTTTTTGCTAGTTTTGctcttacatttttttttttgaaatcgaTCGAAAagaatccatgctgatcatgagcatcatatctcttcaatttgatgtataattttaaacttttacGCATTTTACtacaactgttgcagcagctttagtgttgagtgtgaaatctcaagttttgcaacaatagaccaattaatttggagggaatgttttgaactCAGTTTTCGACTTTACAGCTTTGATGGGTCTAATTAGGAGAAcatatatcaaaagtccccatccctaccccatgTGCTGAGGGTGAGGGATGAGGGTGATTTAAAGtggtttaaagtttaaaaaggCCTTGAAAGTTAttacaatgaaaaatttgtattttaactGAAGAACTTGGTTTTCTATTTTCGCTAGTACTCCCCCTCTCCACTatactaaatttcaaaatttctgagGAATCTTGTTCAGAATTATTGTACTTTCATATGATAtgtaatttttcatcattactttATGATACAGCAAGTTGTATAGAGTGGAAATAGTGAGTTTCCAGAAGGGTGATTCAAAAGGAACTTTTTTTagctttttgcttccacgcttatatcttgggaacaatgcattcaaccaacataatttacaatttgAAGTTCAAGAACTATATTGGGGATAAAAAAGAAACTTAAAATAGAATTAgtaatcacaaaaatatgagataaAGA
The genomic region above belongs to Nilaparvata lugens isolate BPH chromosome 5, ASM1435652v1, whole genome shotgun sequence and contains:
- the LOC111057108 gene encoding fructose-1,6-bisphosphatase 1, whose translation is MASLKQRQASFHDPIDSDFITLTRFVLTEQSKRPAATGELTQLLNSIQTAVKAVSSAVRKAGISQMYGIAGTTNVQGEEVQKLDVYSNQLFINMLRSSLTTCCLVSEENDDLITVDAGQRGKYIVCFDPLDGSSNIAVLQTIGSIFGIWRQVTTEGAEMEKNALQPGRELVAAGYALYGSATMLVLSLGKGTGVNGFMYDPSVGEFVLTDQNIRIPKRGKIYSINEGYQASWHPAILEYVESKKNPKTGKPYSARYVGSMVADIHRTLKVGGIYIYPATKDSPNGKLRLMYECNPMAFLVCEAGGEATDGKIPILDIVPEKIHQRAPIYIGSKEDVQDIMDIIKAHK